A single Cyprinus carpio isolate SPL01 chromosome A6, ASM1834038v1, whole genome shotgun sequence DNA region contains:
- the LOC109092702 gene encoding angiopoietin-related protein 3-like, which translates to MMLIFLLFWLSLPITSAAPNLRKAPTEAPILVTAPPTEARSHFAMLDDVRLLANGLLQLGQSLREFVHKTKSQINDIFQKLNIFDRSFYQLSVVTSEIKEEEEKLKETTIYLKANNEEIRNLSLEINSKINNILQERSQLHSKVGGLEEKLKGLSKSIIPLEQLQEITALKDVIETQERTITDLLKSVKEQHEQLNYQKIKIKSLEEKLNYDSFQDTAEKLLDLNPETPDPFRYLKINSTDGTAEINDFPKDCSDVFKRGQRTSGIYPIKPNQSEPFYVYCEISADGVATVIQRREDGSVDFDQSWEKYEYGFGKLEKEFWLGLAKIHSIAQQGQYILHIELEDWKEEKRFIEYTFTLEGPASDYALHVAPLSGDLPDAMSNHTGMKFSTKDRDNDNHDESNCARNYTGGWWFDACGDTNLNGRYTWIRLRARHQRRKGIYWRPAKGSSYTLKSTKITIRPSTQFQ; encoded by the exons ATGATGCtgattttcctgcttttttggcTGAGCTTGCCTATAACAAGCGCAGCCCCTAACCTAAGGAAAGCACCCACAGAGGCACCTATTCTAGTCACCGCACCGCCAACTGAGGCTAGATCCCACTTTGCCATGTTAGATGACGTACGACTCCTGGCTAACGGTCTGCTCCAGCTCGGCCAGAGCCTCAGAGAGTTTGTGCACAAGACCAAATCTCAGATCAACGACATCTTCCAGAAGCTCAACATCTTTGATCGCTCCTTCTACCAGCTCTCAGTGGTCACCAGTGAAAtcaaagaggaagaggagaagttGAAGGAGACAACCATATATTTGAAGGCCAACAATGAGGAGATCAGAAACTTGTCTCTGGAGATCAACTCCAAAATCAACAACATTCTCCAAGAGCGAAGCCAGTTGCACAGCAAGGTTGGTGGGCTGGAGGAAAAGCTGAAGGGCTTGTCTAAGAGCATAATACCTCTGGAGCAACTTCAAGAGATCACTGCGTTAAAG GATGTGATTGAAACACAAGAAAGGACCATTACTGATCTGCTTAAATCTGTTAAAGAGCAACATGAACAGCTCAATTACCAGAAGATCAAAATTAAGAGTCTTGAGGAAAAG CTGAACTATGACTCTTTTCAAGACACAGCTGAAAAACTATTGGATTTAAACCCAGAAACACCTGACCCTTTTCGTTACTTAAAAATAAACTCCACCGATGGAACCGCGGAAATAAATG ACTTTCCAAAGGACTGCAGTGATGTGTTCAAAAGAGGCCAGAGGACCAGTGGAATTTACCCAATCAAACCCAATCAGTCTGAGCCTTTCTATGTTTATTGTGAGATTAGTGCTG ATGGTGTAGCCACAGTCATTCAGAGGAGGGAGGATGGTTCTGTTGATTTTGACCAGTCATGGGAAAAATACGAATATGGATTTGGCAAACTGGAAA AAGAGTTCTGGCTTGGCTTGGCGAAGATTCATTCCATTGCTCAACAAGGACAATACATTTTACACATCGAACTGGAAGACTGGAAGGAGGAAAAGAGATTCATAGAGTACACATTCACCCTGGAAGGTCCAGCATCTGATTATGCTCTTCACGTGGCACCCCTGTCTGGAGATCTGCCTGATGCCATGAGCAACCACACTGGCATGAAGTTCTCAACCAAGGACAGAGACAACGATAATCACGACGAGTCAAACTGCGCCCGGAACTACACAG GAGGTTGGTGGTTTGATGCATGTGGGGACACCAACTTAAACGGGAGATACACCTGGATAAGGCTGAGAGCTCGGCACCAGCGCAGGAAAGGAATCTACTGGAGGCCAGCCAAAGGAAGCTCCTACACCCTCAAATCCACAAAGATCACCATCAGGCCATCAACCCAGTTTCAATAA